The Gammaproteobacteria bacterium genome has a window encoding:
- the rdgC gene encoding recombination-associated protein RdgC has protein sequence MWFNNLQLFRLTQPFTLSGEALEEPLAAHAFQPCGALQPSSFGWVSPLGREGQMLTHTVNGYTMVCARKEEKIIPASVIKEIVNEKAAAIEAEQGRAVRRKERQEMHDEVVFELMPKAFSRSSHTYAYIAPKENLIVVNAASAKKAEELVSELRKALGSLPAVHPTLMQAPASIMTQWLASSNHPDDVVIQDECELREPTEEGGIIRCKRQDLMSEEIQVHLNAGKEVVKLAIEWNEQLTCIIGDDLSIKRLRFSDELLEQSDNRGADDAAMAFDNDFSIMTLELARFIPRLLELFGGEDKSHYAEKI, from the coding sequence ATGTGGTTTAACAATTTGCAGCTGTTCCGTCTCACACAACCCTTTACCCTGAGCGGTGAGGCGCTGGAAGAGCCGTTGGCCGCTCACGCCTTTCAACCCTGTGGCGCGTTACAACCCAGCAGTTTCGGTTGGGTTTCCCCACTGGGCCGTGAGGGCCAGATGCTGACTCACACGGTGAATGGTTACACGATGGTTTGTGCGCGCAAGGAGGAGAAAATAATTCCTGCTTCTGTGATTAAAGAGATTGTGAATGAGAAAGCGGCAGCAATTGAAGCAGAGCAAGGACGAGCGGTGCGCCGCAAGGAGCGCCAAGAGATGCATGACGAAGTGGTTTTTGAGTTGATGCCCAAGGCGTTCAGCCGCTCCAGCCACACTTATGCTTACATTGCGCCAAAAGAGAACCTGATTGTTGTCAATGCGGCCAGCGCCAAAAAAGCGGAAGAGCTGGTCAGTGAGCTGCGCAAGGCACTGGGTTCACTACCGGCAGTTCATCCGACACTGATGCAGGCACCCGCATCGATAATGACCCAATGGTTAGCGAGCAGCAATCACCCTGATGATGTGGTTATTCAGGATGAGTGCGAGCTGCGTGAGCCCACCGAAGAGGGTGGAATTATCCGCTGCAAGCGTCAAGATTTGATGAGTGAGGAGATTCAGGTACATCTGAATGCGGGCAAAGAGGTGGTCAAACTCGCCATCGAGTGGAATGAACAACTCACCTGTATCATTGGCGACGATCTCTCAATCAAGCGTTTACGCTTCTCTGACGAACTGCTCGAGCAGAGCGACAACAGAGGTGCAGATGATGCCGCCATGGCTTTTGATAATGACTTCAGCATCATGACGCTGGAGCTGGCGCGTTTCATTCCCCGCCTGCTGGAACTGTTTGGTGGCGAAGATAAAAGCCACTACGCTGAGAAAATTTAA